In one window of Arthrobacter pascens DNA:
- the ileS gene encoding isoleucine--tRNA ligase, translating into MPYYPKASASPSGAAASHAGTGVSASVRFPEIEERILKYWDQDGTFQASIDQRSADAPGGEPGSNEFVFYDGPPFANGLPHYGHLLTGYAKDLVGRYQTQRGKRVERRFGWDTHGLPAELEAMKQLGMTDKTQIEAMGIDKFNDACRASVMKYADEWRNYVTRQARWVDFDNDYKTLNVEYMESVLWAFKQLHEKGLTYNGYRVLPYCWKDETPLSNHELRMDDDVYKNRQDQTVTVTFPITAGETELSRQLAGVQALAWTTTPWTLPTNLALAVGPSIIYAVLPAGPKGVKAASPEAPVTGSFLLAADLLGTYARDLGYDDVESAEAAVVATHTGAELEGLQYEPLWQDFADTEKYGTQNAWRILVADYVTTTDGTGIVHQAPAYGEDDQKVCEDAGIPVVLSVDEGARFLSLFKHGDLHDIAGLQVFEANKPITQVLRAQGRLVRQASYEHSYPHCWRCRNPLIYRAVSSWYVEVTKFKDRMSELNQEINWIPGNVKDGQFGKWLANARDWSISRNRYWGSPIPVWQSSDPEFPRTDVYGSLAEIEADFGRLPLNKEGQVDLHRPFIDELTRPNPDDPRTPEEGQSVMRRVEDVLDVWFDSGSMPYGQVHYPFQNEAWFDTHNPADFIVEYIGQTRGWFYMLHILSTALFDRPAFRNVISHGIVLGSDGQKMSKSLRNYPDVSEVLDRDGSDAMRWFLMSSPILRGGNLVVTEQGIRDGVRQVILPLWNVYSFFTLYTNAAAGGRGYVAKLRYDGYTDTLDQYLLANTGELVRNMTVQLDTYDISGACDELRSYLDMLTNWYVRRSRQRFFDEDQDAFDALYTALEAVCRVSASLLPLVSEEIWRGLTGRRSVHLADWPDAELFPANPDLVEAMNRVQQICSTGSSLRKAANLRVRLPLQELTVVAPGADALEGFAAVVADELNLRSVRLLDADSASPEEFGIEQKLVVNARAAGPRLGKNVQQAIKGSKSGDWSVSDAGVVTAGGLELEPQEYTLETVVAESDGGSASVAVLPGGGFVVLNTEVTPELEAEGTARDMVRAIQQARKDAGLNVSDRILTTITAAQEVIDALEANMGLVSTETLTVDLKTVAADVAEPFITVEKTGAQA; encoded by the coding sequence ATGCCGTACTACCCCAAAGCCTCTGCCTCCCCTTCCGGCGCCGCTGCCAGCCACGCGGGCACCGGTGTGTCCGCCTCCGTGAGGTTTCCGGAGATCGAAGAGCGAATCCTGAAGTACTGGGACCAGGACGGCACGTTCCAGGCCAGTATCGACCAACGCAGCGCTGACGCCCCAGGCGGTGAGCCGGGCAGCAATGAGTTCGTCTTCTACGACGGCCCTCCCTTCGCCAACGGCCTGCCGCACTACGGACACCTGCTCACCGGCTACGCCAAGGACCTGGTGGGCCGCTACCAGACACAGCGCGGCAAGCGCGTCGAACGCCGCTTCGGCTGGGACACCCACGGCCTCCCCGCCGAACTTGAGGCCATGAAGCAGCTGGGCATGACTGACAAAACCCAGATCGAAGCGATGGGCATCGACAAGTTCAACGACGCCTGCCGGGCCTCAGTGATGAAGTACGCGGACGAATGGCGCAACTATGTCACCCGCCAGGCGCGCTGGGTGGACTTTGACAACGACTACAAGACCCTCAATGTCGAATACATGGAGTCGGTGCTGTGGGCGTTCAAGCAGCTGCACGAAAAGGGCCTGACCTATAACGGCTACCGGGTGCTGCCGTACTGCTGGAAGGACGAGACACCGCTGTCCAACCATGAACTCCGCATGGATGACGACGTCTATAAGAACCGCCAGGACCAGACCGTCACTGTCACGTTCCCCATCACGGCCGGGGAGACTGAGCTGTCCCGGCAGCTCGCCGGCGTCCAGGCGCTCGCCTGGACCACCACCCCCTGGACGCTGCCCACCAACCTGGCGCTCGCCGTCGGGCCTTCCATCATCTATGCAGTCCTCCCGGCCGGCCCCAAGGGGGTCAAGGCGGCGTCGCCGGAGGCACCCGTCACGGGAAGCTTCCTGCTGGCGGCTGACCTGCTCGGAACCTACGCCAGGGACCTTGGCTATGACGACGTCGAGTCGGCCGAGGCAGCAGTCGTCGCCACCCACACGGGCGCGGAGCTGGAAGGGCTTCAGTACGAGCCGCTCTGGCAGGACTTCGCCGACACCGAGAAGTACGGCACCCAGAACGCGTGGCGCATCCTCGTGGCGGACTATGTCACCACGACCGACGGTACCGGCATCGTCCACCAGGCCCCCGCCTACGGTGAGGATGACCAGAAGGTCTGCGAAGATGCCGGCATCCCCGTGGTGCTGTCAGTGGATGAAGGAGCAAGGTTCCTTTCGCTCTTCAAGCACGGCGACCTGCACGACATCGCGGGCCTCCAGGTCTTCGAGGCGAACAAGCCGATCACGCAGGTGCTGCGGGCCCAGGGCCGCCTGGTCCGGCAGGCCAGCTACGAGCACAGCTACCCGCACTGCTGGCGCTGCCGCAACCCGCTGATCTACCGTGCTGTGTCCTCCTGGTATGTCGAGGTCACCAAGTTCAAAGACCGGATGTCCGAGCTGAACCAGGAAATCAACTGGATCCCCGGCAACGTCAAGGACGGGCAGTTCGGCAAGTGGCTGGCGAACGCCCGCGACTGGTCCATCAGCCGCAATCGCTACTGGGGCAGCCCCATCCCGGTGTGGCAGTCATCGGACCCCGAATTCCCGCGCACCGACGTCTACGGCTCGCTCGCAGAGATCGAGGCCGATTTCGGCCGCCTGCCGCTGAATAAGGAAGGCCAGGTTGACCTGCACCGGCCGTTCATCGACGAGCTGACCAGGCCCAACCCGGATGACCCGCGCACTCCGGAAGAAGGCCAGTCCGTGATGCGCCGGGTGGAGGACGTGCTGGATGTCTGGTTCGACTCCGGCTCCATGCCCTACGGCCAGGTGCACTATCCCTTCCAGAACGAAGCCTGGTTTGATACCCACAACCCGGCGGACTTCATCGTGGAGTACATCGGACAGACCCGCGGCTGGTTCTACATGCTGCACATCCTCTCCACGGCACTGTTCGACCGGCCCGCGTTCCGCAACGTCATCAGCCACGGCATCGTGCTGGGCTCGGACGGACAGAAGATGTCCAAGAGCCTGCGCAACTACCCGGACGTCTCAGAGGTCCTGGACCGTGACGGCTCCGACGCCATGCGCTGGTTCCTGATGTCCAGCCCCATCCTGCGCGGCGGCAACCTGGTGGTCACCGAGCAGGGAATCCGCGACGGCGTCCGCCAGGTCATCCTGCCCCTGTGGAACGTGTACAGCTTCTTCACCCTGTACACCAACGCCGCTGCTGGCGGCAGGGGCTATGTCGCCAAGCTGCGTTACGACGGCTACACCGACACGCTGGACCAGTACCTGCTGGCCAACACCGGCGAACTGGTCCGGAACATGACCGTGCAGTTGGACACCTACGACATCTCCGGCGCTTGCGATGAACTGCGCAGCTACCTGGACATGCTGACCAACTGGTACGTCCGCCGGAGCCGCCAGCGGTTCTTCGACGAGGACCAGGACGCCTTCGATGCGCTCTACACCGCTCTTGAGGCGGTCTGCAGGGTCTCCGCGTCCCTGTTGCCCCTGGTTTCGGAAGAGATCTGGCGGGGCCTGACCGGCCGCCGCTCCGTCCACCTCGCCGACTGGCCTGACGCTGAGCTGTTCCCGGCCAACCCGGACCTGGTGGAAGCCATGAACCGCGTCCAGCAGATCTGCTCCACCGGATCCTCGCTCCGTAAGGCCGCCAACCTCCGCGTCCGGCTGCCGCTGCAGGAACTCACTGTCGTGGCACCCGGCGCCGATGCGCTGGAAGGGTTTGCCGCCGTCGTCGCCGATGAACTGAACCTGCGGTCCGTGCGCCTGCTCGACGCGGACAGCGCGTCCCCGGAGGAGTTCGGCATCGAACAGAAGCTCGTGGTCAACGCACGGGCTGCCGGACCCCGGCTGGGCAAGAACGTCCAGCAGGCCATCAAGGGCTCCAAATCCGGCGACTGGTCTGTCTCCGACGCCGGCGTTGTCACTGCGGGCGGACTGGAGCTGGAACCGCAGGAATACACCCTGGAAACGGTGGTCGCAGAGTCCGACGGCGGATCCGCTTCTGTGGCAGTACTTCCGGGCGGCGGGTTTGTCGTCCTGAATACCGAAGTCACGCCCGAACTTGAGGCCGAGGGGACGGCCAGGGACATGGTCCGCGCCATCCAGCAGGCACGCAAGGACGCCGGGCTGAACGTCAGCGACAGGATCCTGACCACCATCACGGCTGCACAGGAGGTCATCGACGCCCTGGAGGCGAACATGGGACTTGTCAGCACCGAAACGCTGACCGTGGACCT